The following is a genomic window from Mustela lutreola isolate mMusLut2 chromosome 5, mMusLut2.pri, whole genome shotgun sequence.
CAGCTGCTTTTTCCAGTGACCACCCAGCATGAGCCCTGAGCGGTCCCCACTCCGAGCTTGCTGGCCGCCCCCCATCATCTCAGAGGAAGTAGCATGTGAGCAGCAGAACTCTGCATTAGGCTGGAGTCTTCATTAGTCAGTTGGTAGGAAAAGATGACGTTTTATGGCACAGAGAAGTTGCGTGCTCAAGGGAGTGCTTGAGTAGAGGGAGCCAGTGGCTCCTGGTGCCAAGCTTGAGTGCTGGGTTTTTAGTCCCAACCAACCCAACCCCAAACATCTTTGCCTGGCTTTCAAAGTCATCCACTGTTTAATGAAAACTATCAGcggttttataaatgaataaacgaaggaattcaataaagaataaagaataggaAATTTAAATAACCTATCCATACACAGAATGTTATAGATCCAGGAAAGAGCAATGCCCTATAAATATTGGCATGAAAAGATTTTCAAGGTACATCAAATAAAAGAATCAGGTTTGAAAACAGAATATCCAGTATAACCctcatacatgtgcacacatacgtATGGAAATGTGTAAACATTTAGATACATTCACAGAGAAAAATTGaaagggtagaaggaaaagtgTTAAAAATAGCTAAAGCTGTGTAAGAAAACAgtgtgctttttttccttttattttctagctTTTCTTGAGCGAGCCTAGAGTGAATATTGTTTTGTTCACTCAGAATATCGCCCCTCTTCTTTTGGGGGACTGGTCGTCCTCTGACTCCGAACGTGTAGTTTTGCCTGTGGACAGACCCTCTTTCGGGAAACGTGACCGCGCCCCCTCCGCCTGGACACGTGACCCAGGCCACGCCCACCAGCGTCTTCCGCACTAGGCGCTGGGAGGAAGGGCGCCCTCCTCTCCCCGACGTAAGGCTGTTAAGCTTGGAGGACCTGGCACCCCAGGCCCAGCTCTGTGGGGGCTCCCCGACCTGAGAGAAGAATGTTTGGGATGTGGAGAAGAGATGTGTTGGCCCCGGGTGGAGCGGGAGGCTGCCGGGGGGCCTGTGGAACCTACCAGGACTTCCCTACGCCACCGAGGCCATGTCTGAGAGGGGAGGCCAGGCTTGTCTTCTGGAGAAGCAGGTCTGCAACTGCGGGGAGGAGAGGTGGCGGCGGAAATGGATGACTGAGTCGGGCCGACGGTCCCCGGGAGGGCTAGCGAAGCCAGCCCAGAGAGAAAAACGTAAATGTCGAAGCAGGGAGGACGCGCCGGTGTTGGCGGACGGTGGGTAGGAGGAGGGCTGTCACCTGTGGTCGCTTCCATAAAGCCTGTTTGTCCATCTGCGGCcgtcagagagacaggaggatgAAGCAAGTGTCTGTGAAGGAGAGCAAAGGGTGAGGGCAGGCCGCAAAGACTGGAGCGCCTCGGGTGAGCGAGGTC
Proteins encoded in this region:
- the LOC131831678 gene encoding uncharacterized protein LOC131831678 isoform X2 gives rise to the protein MARGLPRPVPPCLNAGRDLSSVGHLLHPPVSLTAADGQTGFMEATTGDSPPPTHRPPTPARPPCFDIYVFLSGLASLALPGTVGPTQSSISAATSPPRSCRPASPEDKPGLPSQTWPRWRREVLAKLHVRSQRTTSPPKEEGRYSE
- the LOC131831678 gene encoding uncharacterized protein LOC131831678 isoform X1, translating into MARGLPRPVPPCLNAGRDLSSVGHLLHPPVSLTAADGQTGFMEATTGDSPPPTHRPPTPARPPCFDIYVFLSGLASLALPGTVGPTQSSISAATSPPRSCRPASPEDKPGLPSQTWPRWRREVLVGEPPQSWAWGARSSKLNSLTSGRGGRPSSQRLVRKTLVGVAWVTCPGGGGAVTFPERGSVHRQNYTFGVRGRPVPQKKRGDILSEQNNIHSRLAQEKLENKRKKSTLFSYTALAIFNTFPSTLSIFLCECI